One genomic window of Citrobacter sp. Marseille-Q6884 includes the following:
- a CDS encoding isochorismatase family protein: MSSPANFNGSRPVIDVNDSVMLLIDHQSGLFQTVGDMPMPELRARAAALAKMASLAKMPVITTASVPQGPNGPLIPEIHANAPHAQYVARKGEINAWDNEDFVKAVKATGRKTLIIAGTITSVCMAFPAISAVAEGYKVFAVIDASGTYSKMAQEITLARVVQAGVVPMDTAAVASEIQGTWNREDAAEWAEVYTKVFPAYQLLIESYSKAQEVVTNGEKLDSQR; this comes from the coding sequence ATGTCCAGTCCTGCAAATTTTAATGGTTCACGCCCGGTCATCGACGTGAATGATTCAGTGATGTTACTTATCGACCACCAGAGCGGGCTTTTCCAGACTGTTGGAGATATGCCGATGCCAGAACTGCGTGCTCGCGCCGCCGCACTGGCAAAAATGGCTAGCCTGGCGAAGATGCCGGTGATTACGACCGCTTCCGTCCCGCAGGGACCTAACGGTCCATTGATCCCTGAGATCCACGCAAATGCGCCCCATGCGCAATACGTCGCACGTAAAGGCGAAATCAACGCCTGGGATAACGAAGACTTCGTTAAAGCGGTAAAAGCAACCGGGCGTAAGACACTGATTATCGCCGGTACAATTACCAGCGTGTGTATGGCCTTCCCAGCGATAAGCGCAGTTGCCGAAGGTTACAAGGTTTTTGCTGTGATTGATGCTTCCGGTACCTACAGCAAGATGGCACAGGAAATCACGCTGGCACGCGTGGTTCAGGCTGGTGTCGTGCCGATGGATACCGCTGCTGTCGCTTCTGAGATTCAGGGGACATGGAACCGTGAAGACGCCGCAGAATGGGCGGAAGTGTACACAAAAGTATTCCCGGCCTATCAGTTGCTGATTGAAAGCTACAGCAAGGCTCAGGAAGTCGTAACCAACGGCGAAAAGCTGGACTCTCAGCGTTAA
- a CDS encoding pirin family protein, with translation MKQVTGVYTAPRPHWVGDGFPVRSMFSYQSHAEQLSPFLLLDYAGPHTFTPGSEKRGVGEHPHRGFETVTIVYSGEVEHRDSTGRGGVIGPGDVQWMTAGAGILHEEFHSPAFTQKGGELEMVQLWVNLPAKDKMAAPGYQGIRSDVIPDVALPDEAGNVRVIAGSYQDTKGPAHTFSPLNVWDMRLHANRQVTLSQPEGWSTALVVLKGNITVNGMTPVSEAQLVVLSQQGKTLHIEASSDASVLLLSGEPLNEPIVGYGPFVMNTKQEIAEAVRDFNSGRFGQI, from the coding sequence AAGTCACAGGCGTCTACACAGCACCGCGTCCCCACTGGGTTGGCGATGGGTTCCCGGTTCGTTCGATGTTCTCTTACCAGTCTCATGCCGAACAGTTAAGTCCGTTCCTGCTGCTGGATTACGCCGGCCCACATACCTTCACGCCGGGTAGCGAAAAACGCGGCGTCGGCGAGCATCCGCATCGTGGTTTTGAGACGGTAACCATTGTTTACAGTGGCGAAGTCGAACACCGCGACTCCACCGGGCGTGGCGGCGTTATCGGCCCAGGCGATGTGCAGTGGATGACCGCTGGCGCGGGGATCTTACACGAAGAGTTTCATTCGCCAGCATTTACCCAAAAAGGCGGCGAACTGGAAATGGTGCAACTGTGGGTGAATCTGCCAGCAAAAGACAAAATGGCCGCACCTGGTTATCAGGGCATTCGCAGCGACGTTATCCCTGATGTCGCCCTGCCCGATGAAGCCGGTAACGTTCGTGTCATCGCGGGTAGTTATCAGGATACCAAAGGTCCGGCGCACACCTTTTCCCCGCTGAACGTCTGGGATATGCGTTTACACGCTAACCGCCAGGTCACGCTGTCCCAGCCAGAAGGATGGAGCACTGCGCTGGTTGTTCTGAAAGGGAATATCACCGTAAACGGGATGACCCCCGTCAGTGAAGCGCAACTGGTGGTGCTGAGCCAGCAGGGTAAAACGCTACACATCGAAGCCAGTAGCGATGCCAGCGTGCTGCTGCTGTCCGGCGAACCGTTGAATGAGCCGATTGTTGGTTACGGTCCGTTTGTCATGAATACAAAGCAAGAAATCGCCGAAGCCGTACGCGATTTTAACTCCGGCCGTTTTGGCCAAATCTGA